From Nonlabens sp. Ci31, the proteins below share one genomic window:
- a CDS encoding phosphatidate cytidylyltransferase, translating into MRELITRSISGIVYVSLVVLSALFSRDVFIILFCAFAFICLLELMPMIRLRQWFIYPILPIAYYFLVWKSVSMEFIYLLLIATLLVNIYLIRDLVLVDRIALFNTKKHIIALLYLIGSSLFLALIPDVVAKTNFVQDSFQEELIIGIFVIIWTNDSFAYLFGKNFGKHKLMKRISPKKTIEGFIGGLVMAIAAGAGLFFYLESIGIINYSVWDWMIIAFVVAFFGTIGDLIQSKIKRQAEVKDSGSIMPGHGGIFDRMDSIIFAAPFAYATFLIINYVS; encoded by the coding sequence ATGAGAGAATTAATTACTCGTTCCATTTCTGGAATCGTTTATGTATCTCTTGTGGTATTAAGCGCTTTATTTTCAAGAGATGTGTTTATTATTTTATTTTGTGCCTTTGCTTTTATTTGTCTTTTGGAGTTGATGCCCATGATTAGGTTAAGACAATGGTTCATCTATCCTATACTTCCTATCGCTTATTATTTTTTAGTATGGAAAAGTGTATCGATGGAGTTTATTTACCTGCTCCTCATAGCGACATTATTGGTCAATATATACCTTATAAGGGATTTAGTTCTCGTAGATAGGATTGCACTTTTTAACACTAAAAAACACATCATAGCCTTGCTGTATTTAATTGGAAGCAGCTTGTTTTTAGCTTTAATTCCAGACGTCGTGGCAAAGACCAACTTCGTTCAGGATTCATTCCAAGAAGAATTGATCATAGGTATTTTTGTGATTATCTGGACCAATGACAGCTTTGCTTACCTCTTTGGTAAGAACTTTGGAAAGCACAAGCTTATGAAACGTATTTCTCCAAAAAAAACCATTGAAGGTTTTATCGGAGGATTAGTTATGGCCATTGCTGCTGGTGCTGGACTTTTCTTTTATTTAGAATCCATAGGAATTATTAACTACAGTGTTTGGGACTGGATGATCATTGCCTTTGTAGTAGCCTTCTTTGGCACCATAGGAGATTTAATTCAGAGTAAAATAAAACGACAAGCAGAAGTAAAAGATAGCGGTAGTATTATGCCAGGTCACGGTGGGATTTTTGATCGCATGGACAGTATTATATTTGCAGCTCCATTTGCTTACGCAACTTTTCTAATTATCAATTATGTTTCATAA
- a CDS encoding LUD domain-containing protein: MNIFKRFFKKTSDSDPIAGSNEERSKYMPDEKPPLDEEFIHNFQHQGGRFLYAIDEKEIQQHFEDILVEHDYFEKNVLCFDEQLTKRFEGFNLNYSATHFRGEFFLGTCEYVIANNGAILFSSRQIKETKPVDLPDTYVILASTSQIVESIGEGLRGIKHNSQGHIPTNITTLKNFKEAAPKQEKDLMNYGVPNKRLYLLLLEDL, encoded by the coding sequence ATGAATATATTTAAACGATTTTTTAAGAAAACTTCTGATTCTGACCCTATTGCGGGTTCTAATGAAGAACGTTCTAAATATATGCCTGATGAAAAACCTCCTTTAGATGAGGAATTTATTCATAATTTCCAACATCAAGGGGGTAGATTTCTTTATGCTATCGATGAAAAGGAGATCCAGCAACATTTTGAAGACATTCTTGTGGAACATGATTATTTTGAGAAAAATGTCTTGTGTTTTGACGAGCAACTCACTAAACGCTTTGAAGGATTTAACTTAAACTACTCTGCTACTCATTTTCGTGGTGAATTCTTTTTAGGCACTTGTGAATATGTAATTGCAAATAATGGAGCCATTCTTTTTTCTTCTAGACAAATAAAAGAAACTAAACCAGTAGACCTGCCCGATACCTATGTCATACTAGCTAGTACAAGCCAGATAGTAGAATCGATTGGAGAAGGACTAAGAGGCATCAAACACAATAGTCAAGGACATATACCTACTAATATAACTACGCTCAAGAACTTTAAAGAAGCTGCTCCTAAACAAGAAAAAGATTTGATGAATTACGGAGTACCTAATAAAAGACTTTACCTACTACTTTTAGAAGACTTATAA
- the ftsH gene encoding ATP-dependent zinc metalloprotease FtsH, translating into MSENNNKEQDKKKPNLMPGQGKPKFNIWWVIVPIALLFVGYSLFNNSFNQTKKLTYNEFFKAIENQEVDSIVVVSNRGVAQVFMTKDALALTKYKPSAKAPSFGGVKLPNYTVEFGDAKSFEEQLKLAINTSSPETRLAFDREDEGITDLLISILPFVFIIGIWLFLMKRMSGGGAGGGGGQIFNIGKSKAKLFDQKTDVKTTFKDVAGLEGAKEEVQEIVDFLKNPEKYTSLGGKIPKGALLVGSPGTGKTLLAKAVAGEAKVPFFSLSGSDFVEMFVGVGASRVRDLFKQAKEKSPAIIFIDEIDAIGRARGKSNMSGSNDERENTLNQLLTEMDGFGTNTNVIVLAATNRADILDKALMRAGRFDRQIYVDLPDVREREEIFEVHLRPLKKVENELDTTFLAKQTPGFSGADIANVCNEAALIAARNGKKAVGKQDFLDAVDRIVGGLEKKNKLITPSEKKTIAFHEAGHATVSWMTEHAAPLIKVTIVPRGQSLGAAWYLPEERQIVRPEQMLDEMCATMGGRAAEKVIFNNISTGALSDLEKVTKQARAMVTIYGLNEKVGNITYYDSSGQQEYSMTKPYSEQTAVIIDEEISKIIEEQYHRAIKILEENKDKLTQLAEILLEKEVIFKDDLEKIFGKRPFIKEQAVSLKSSTRPILNGTPPADEEE; encoded by the coding sequence ATGTCAGAAAACAATAATAAAGAACAGGACAAAAAAAAACCAAATTTAATGCCTGGTCAAGGGAAGCCTAAATTTAATATTTGGTGGGTCATTGTTCCTATAGCTTTACTTTTTGTAGGGTATAGTTTATTTAATAACTCCTTCAATCAGACTAAAAAACTAACCTACAACGAGTTTTTTAAAGCGATTGAAAATCAGGAAGTAGACAGTATAGTAGTAGTAAGTAATAGAGGAGTTGCTCAGGTCTTTATGACTAAAGATGCGCTTGCTCTAACCAAATATAAACCTAGCGCAAAAGCACCATCTTTCGGTGGGGTTAAATTGCCGAACTACACGGTAGAATTTGGTGATGCAAAATCCTTTGAAGAGCAATTAAAACTGGCTATAAATACGTCGAGTCCAGAAACCAGACTTGCTTTTGACCGCGAAGATGAAGGTATAACAGATCTATTAATATCCATACTCCCCTTTGTATTTATCATCGGGATCTGGTTATTTTTAATGAAACGTATGAGCGGCGGCGGTGCTGGCGGTGGCGGCGGACAAATTTTCAACATAGGAAAATCAAAGGCAAAGTTGTTTGATCAAAAGACTGATGTTAAAACCACCTTTAAAGATGTTGCTGGACTGGAAGGTGCAAAAGAAGAAGTACAAGAAATTGTAGATTTCCTTAAAAATCCTGAAAAATACACCTCTCTAGGTGGGAAAATTCCCAAAGGAGCTTTATTAGTTGGTTCTCCGGGGACAGGTAAGACACTCTTAGCAAAAGCTGTTGCCGGTGAAGCAAAGGTGCCGTTCTTCTCTTTGAGTGGATCTGACTTTGTAGAAATGTTTGTTGGTGTAGGTGCCAGTCGAGTACGTGATTTATTCAAACAAGCAAAAGAAAAATCTCCTGCTATTATTTTTATCGATGAAATTGACGCGATAGGTCGCGCTCGTGGCAAGTCTAACATGTCCGGTTCTAACGATGAAAGAGAAAACACATTGAACCAACTTCTTACAGAGATGGATGGTTTTGGAACGAATACTAATGTAATCGTATTAGCTGCAACAAACCGTGCCGACATTCTTGACAAAGCATTGATGCGTGCCGGACGTTTTGACAGACAAATTTATGTAGACCTGCCAGACGTAAGAGAAAGAGAAGAGATCTTTGAAGTACATCTCAGACCTTTAAAGAAAGTAGAGAACGAATTAGACACCACATTCCTAGCAAAACAAACTCCTGGATTTTCTGGAGCTGATATTGCAAACGTTTGTAATGAAGCTGCTCTTATAGCCGCTAGAAATGGTAAAAAGGCTGTTGGAAAACAAGATTTTCTAGATGCGGTAGACCGAATCGTAGGTGGCCTTGAGAAAAAAAATAAATTAATCACTCCTTCCGAGAAGAAAACAATTGCTTTTCATGAAGCTGGCCATGCAACTGTAAGCTGGATGACAGAGCATGCTGCTCCATTAATAAAGGTTACTATTGTTCCTCGAGGACAATCTCTGGGTGCCGCTTGGTACTTACCTGAAGAAAGACAAATCGTGCGTCCAGAACAAATGCTGGATGAAATGTGTGCCACTATGGGTGGTAGAGCTGCAGAAAAAGTAATCTTTAATAATATATCTACAGGCGCATTAAGTGATCTTGAAAAAGTTACAAAACAAGCTCGTGCTATGGTCACCATTTACGGTCTTAATGAAAAAGTAGGAAACATTACTTATTACGATTCTAGCGGGCAGCAAGAATATTCTATGACTAAACCTTATAGTGAACAAACTGCTGTTATAATAGATGAAGAAATCTCAAAAATTATTGAAGAACAATACCATCGTGCTATAAAAATTCTAGAAGAAAATAAAGATAAGCTCACGCAGCTTGCTGAAATTCTTTTAGAAAAAGAGGTGATTTTTAAAGATGATTTAGAGAAGATATTTGGAAAACGACCATTCATCAAAGAGCAAGCGGTATCCTTAAAATCTTCTACTCGACCTATTTTAAATGGAACTCCACCGGCTGATGAGGAAGAATAG
- the rsfS gene encoding ribosome silencing factor: protein MTKDTVSTDALITQIITGIEDVKGDNITILDLRELENTVTSYFIICNGTSNTQVNAIVNSVQRKVSKQLHENAWHVEGSDQGEWVLMDYVNVVVHVFQKHIREYYDLEELWGDAKFTTIESTY, encoded by the coding sequence ATGACTAAAGATACAGTTTCTACCGATGCCCTTATTACTCAAATTATAACCGGAATAGAGGATGTAAAGGGAGATAACATTACCATACTTGATTTACGAGAATTAGAAAACACAGTAACTAGCTATTTTATTATATGTAATGGTACGTCAAATACACAAGTAAACGCGATCGTAAACTCTGTTCAAAGAAAAGTAAGCAAACAACTCCATGAAAATGCGTGGCATGTAGAAGGAAGTGATCAAGGAGAATGGGTTCTTATGGATTATGTAAATGTAGTTGTACACGTGTTTCAAAAACATATTAGAGAATATTACGACTTAGAAGAATTATGGGGTGATGCAAAGTTTACCACTATAGAAAGTACTTATTAA
- a CDS encoding biotin--[acetyl-CoA-carboxylase] ligase produces MNIVKLHATTSTNDELKSRFRESELPHLTTIYTMEQTRGKGQQGAIWISEKGKNLTFSILITKNIQHLTPFLVNQTVSVTIVEWLKRELQVQAKIKWPNDILSVQHKLAGILIENFFSGTKLTHAVVGIGLNVNQETFESLPRAISLKNITGREFDLESLLISFLSLLKNNLRDPLRVAQEYNRYLFRYNQMTSFKSSKGSFEGVVKGTDPDGKLLLQINDVLSSYELKELEWMY; encoded by the coding sequence TTGAACATAGTCAAATTACATGCCACTACATCCACTAATGATGAGTTGAAATCTCGCTTTCGCGAAAGCGAGCTGCCGCACCTAACCACCATCTATACGATGGAACAAACTAGAGGTAAAGGTCAGCAAGGGGCAATATGGATCTCTGAAAAAGGTAAAAACTTAACATTCAGTATATTAATAACTAAAAACATTCAACATCTAACACCTTTTTTAGTTAATCAAACCGTATCTGTGACTATAGTCGAATGGTTAAAACGGGAATTACAAGTGCAAGCAAAAATTAAATGGCCTAACGACATCCTGTCAGTTCAACATAAATTGGCTGGAATTCTTATTGAAAACTTTTTTTCTGGAACAAAATTAACTCACGCGGTAGTCGGTATAGGTCTCAATGTAAATCAAGAAACATTTGAAAGTTTGCCTAGAGCTATCTCTTTAAAAAATATAACAGGACGCGAATTTGATTTAGAAAGCTTGCTTATCAGTTTTTTAAGTCTGCTTAAAAACAATTTACGCGACCCGTTAAGAGTCGCGCAAGAGTATAATAGGTATCTTTTTAGGTACAATCAGATGACTTCATTTAAGTCTTCCAAAGGAAGTTTTGAAGGGGTTGTTAAAGGAACCGACCCAGACGGGAAGCTTTTATTGCAAATTAATGATGTGTTAAGCTCCTATGAACTTAAAGAGTTGGAATGGATGTATTAG
- a CDS encoding SRPBCC family protein, producing the protein MNLESRVAKTQKNPEELYNFLIQVANFKNLMPEDTKFELKGEDKFLFGLKGMPEIALALTDKTPHSQVVLGSTSDKLAFTLTCNISEAANGSEAKLLFDGDFNAMMAMMIKGPINKFLEQLANGLEKI; encoded by the coding sequence ATGAATCTAGAAAGTCGTGTAGCAAAAACACAAAAAAATCCTGAAGAATTATATAATTTTCTAATTCAGGTAGCAAATTTTAAAAATCTAATGCCAGAGGACACCAAGTTTGAACTTAAAGGTGAAGACAAGTTCCTCTTTGGGCTTAAAGGAATGCCTGAAATAGCGCTAGCTTTAACAGATAAAACTCCTCATTCACAAGTAGTATTAGGATCTACAAGCGATAAACTTGCTTTTACACTTACTTGCAACATCAGTGAAGCTGCAAATGGATCTGAGGCAAAATTATTATTTGATGGAGATTTTAATGCTATGATGGCCATGATGATCAAGGGACCTATCAATAAATTTTTAGAACAACTAGCTAACGGATTAGAAAAGATCTAA
- the pyrE gene encoding orotate phosphoribosyltransferase yields MVRDKNIAIKTAELLLQIKAIKLQPQEPFTWASGWKSPIYCDNRVTLSYPVIRNFLKEQLATRMETLYGKPDVIAGVATGAIGIGMLVADYMNLPFIYVRPEAKKHGRQNQIEGHLEKGQKVVVIEDLISTGKSSINAAEALQVAGADVKGMLALFSYGFDFAVDNFKKHNLELTTLSDYDHLIDQATQAGHFKGEEIELLKSWRKDPSNWNV; encoded by the coding sequence ATGGTTAGAGATAAGAATATAGCAATAAAAACTGCTGAGTTGTTGTTGCAAATTAAAGCAATAAAATTGCAACCACAAGAACCTTTTACATGGGCAAGTGGATGGAAATCTCCTATTTACTGTGATAACAGAGTAACACTCTCTTATCCAGTGATTAGAAATTTCTTAAAAGAACAACTAGCGACGCGTATGGAAACGCTGTATGGCAAACCAGATGTGATCGCAGGAGTAGCTACTGGAGCAATAGGAATAGGTATGCTGGTTGCCGATTATATGAACCTCCCTTTTATTTATGTTAGGCCCGAAGCAAAAAAGCACGGCCGACAGAATCAGATAGAAGGACATCTAGAGAAAGGACAAAAAGTCGTGGTCATTGAAGACCTTATCAGTACCGGTAAAAGCAGTATCAATGCTGCAGAGGCACTTCAGGTAGCTGGAGCTGATGTAAAAGGAATGCTCGCGCTATTCTCTTATGGCTTTGATTTTGCAGTAGACAATTTTAAAAAACATAACTTAGAGTTAACTACTTTAAGTGATTATGATCACCTTATCGACCAAGCTACTCAGGCTGGACATTTTAAAGGGGAAGAAATAGAATTATTAAAAAGCTGGAGAAAAGATCCTAGCAACTGGAACGTTTAA
- a CDS encoding NUDIX hydrolase: MYKVFVKEVAIIVTSDKSTFKDHNTFNIKKVNFKELVQQIENKEIDNVVLYSKNESKLLKRLHKLLPLVIAGGGLVLNQDNDFLFIHRNGKWDLPKGKAEEGETIEQTSIREVEEETGVRDLQITNYLGHTYHTFSRKGKLKLKLTHWFIMETDFHKKLKPQKNEGIDKAVWLNKEMAILALKDSYANIRELFPDDMLVDDAR; the protein is encoded by the coding sequence ATGTATAAAGTTTTTGTGAAAGAGGTCGCGATAATCGTCACCTCTGATAAAAGCACCTTCAAAGATCATAATACCTTTAATATTAAAAAGGTAAATTTTAAAGAACTTGTTCAACAAATCGAAAATAAAGAAATCGATAATGTGGTTTTATATTCTAAAAATGAATCCAAGCTCTTGAAAAGACTTCACAAGTTGTTGCCTCTAGTTATTGCTGGTGGAGGGTTGGTCTTGAACCAAGATAACGATTTCCTTTTTATACATCGCAATGGAAAATGGGACTTACCTAAAGGAAAAGCAGAAGAGGGTGAAACCATAGAACAAACCTCTATACGAGAAGTAGAAGAAGAAACAGGTGTTAGAGATCTTCAAATTACCAATTACTTAGGACATACCTATCACACTTTTTCTAGAAAAGGAAAACTTAAATTGAAGTTGACACACTGGTTTATCATGGAAACAGACTTCCATAAGAAGCTTAAACCTCAAAAAAACGAAGGGATCGACAAAGCGGTGTGGCTCAACAAAGAAATGGCGATCCTAGCTTTGAAGGATTCTTATGCTAATATTAGAGAGCTTTTTCCAGACGACATGCTAGTTGATGATGCGCGATAG